The genomic interval TAAGCTAGGGTACAGCAACTACATTGTTTTTCTCTAGGACTTTGAGATAATTTATCCTTTACTTTTAAGCCATGTTCATACAGAGGGCTATAATTCAGTTAGGGTTGGCGAAATGGAGGGCTTTGCCATTTGAAGAAACCGGGCACAAATATTAACTGGTTATGCGAAATCCGTTGTACCTTTCGTCTTTCCTTGCCTTTTTGGCGTTTCTCTACCCTGGCAAATGACTATATTTAAGTTCTCAGTTCTCTACGACGCTTCAACTGAAATGACTTAAATATCGCATCATCACTCCTTGTCACTAGTTTACCTTGACAGAATTCATCTTGTTGATTCGAGGCCGGAAGTTAGTCGGGTCGCGCCGGAAGGTGATCTCCAGGGAATGGAGAAACTTGTTCATACCGGTAAGAAGTGTCTGAGGACTGGAAAACGAATATATAGAAATATCAACTGGTGcagaaaattttcttaattctctcGAATATTATCTCAATACCTTGAACTACACGTATACAAACATCGTTTCAAATAACATCAATGTAAAGCAAGATGAAAGTGGTTGCAAGGAAATTATCAGATAATATAAAAACTTTCTTGTTTACATCCTAGCTGCAAAATGGTTTCTTGATTGAGAATCAGTTTAAGGGTCATGGGTTTTATTCCTAGCTGTGAGAATTGTCACTTATGGAATCATTTGAAAGTTCTCAGGTTGCATAGAGAGTCCACCACGTAATTTTTAACATTCTAGACTTAAGACagattatgataaaaaaaaatgtttacctATTTGCAAGAGTCTTGACGGAAGGTTCGCCTTCAAACACTACCACTCGGTCAGCAAGATAAGTAGCCATAATGAAGTCGTGCTCCACAACGAAACCAGTCTTCTTGGCGTGCAGAATGAATCTAAAGCACACCGAAAAAgtcaaattgaaatcaaagaaataagtAACAACTTTGCTGATGCTGTCATTCGATAAATATGTTAAACAATAGGTAAGAAATAAATGGAAACTGAATTGATATCGCTCGGTGCTAGCGTGAAAAAATAACCACCATAACGAGGTGGATATGAATAGCAGGTATTTACTGGGCGAACAATTGTTTCAGTATATACCACGCAGTAACCAAGAAAATACTTAATTTCTGCCCATGTACAGAAGAATGGTCACAAATCGAACTCTTGGCGCACGTCTTGCCCGTGGGAAACCCAAGTCACTCACCGTTTAATGACTTTGGCGGCCACAAGACGCTGTTCAGAGTCCAAGTATGCCGAAGGCTCATCAATTAAATAAACGTCCGCTggctgaaaaacaaaaccgtAAACAAAACCGCACAGTTCTCTAGTTGATATCTAGCTCAGGTTTTCAGCTAAGTTTGTCCTGTTCAGATTAGAACTCAGTTACTATCAGACAATGAGAAAATATCTCTAtagcaaaaatgttaaaatgacTTACCACATGCGTGGCAAAATTACCgaatgctgattggctgagacagagGGCATTTTTGGTAATCTAGAGGGCTTGATTATTTGACGCTGATTGAGCTTTTTCGCTGTTTACAGCAACGatttattgattgcaatttaacTGAAAGAAGCCGTGTAAGTTTTTCAACTGTATTTtgagaataaaatatttattgaatcTATTGGTCAGTTacgtttgttttgacatttgtgGCGGCATTGAAAGGGCTTCATCGCGAGGACATCGTGCGCGAATGCAATTCCCTCagaaattttgccctttatacGATAAACAAGTAATCGCAAGTGCCCTCTGGCAAGTAAGGATTAATTCATTTGTATGGATACGCGTCAAGTTAATCCTTAATTGCCTTCGGGCCCATGCGATTACACATACAAACAGAGTAGGGATGTACCTTTCCAAGACAAAGCGTTAGCGCGACGCGTTGAAGTTCACCTCCAGACAAGTTTTGAACCTGAAAAGGAAACATAACAGCGGTACGTTTAGAGGATTATGAAACCACaacatacatgtaaaaaaaaacagattagTAATTAAAACGAATGATCCAAACAAAGTTGAAATTCATAAGTAGCAAAAAAGAACTCAAGGTAAGCTACCGATCAAAGTGGAAAGGAAATCGAGAACAATCAAGTCGCACTTGGTTCCAGTTTTGCATCGGATTGGCTGAAAGACTGGTGCGAGTTCTCCAGATGATACAGCAAAACGGATTCAGAGAATGctgaaatttaattcaaaattgctCCGACAAACTAAATGCTCTCGTTCTGGAAAAGGccttgggagaaaaaaatgaatctaATGTCACAAATGACACACCTCCTGGTCCATGATTTGTTCGATCTGTAGAGGCTTGATGACGTCAGCGATGAACTGAGGATGCACATAAGCGTCACGGATCTTTTCGTGTAGGAGCATGCGCACGGTGTTCTGTGGCGAGTTAATAGAAAAGGAAAGGTAACGTAGGTAACACGAGGCAAGGGACGCTAGCGCAATCTCCTTTCCAGTGCTTCGTTCTTTTCTGAAGCACTATCGATCACGAGGCTCTGGGAACGAGACTGGCGCCGGTGGGCAGACATATCGAGTAACTCGCGTCTCTGCTCCGCCTTTCTTTACTCAGCAAAagagtttctttttcctttctttagggcgacaaagaaacagagaaggaaaaaattacctGTGACTTTGGGCTGATCTTTTGTGGTTTATAGCTGATATTCATCATGGGAACTTGTTCTGTGAAAAAGAATACAAACACAGTTTTTGTGATCATTCATATAGGCAAAGAAAGATGATGAATTTTAAGCTCGGTCAGTTTGCGATAAACAGGCCCCTCGACCTAACTTGTGAATGAGTTTCCTGCAGTGTGATAGTAGAGTATCTGAATGCAAACTTCGCCCAAGTTCGACTCCGCTTGGgtgactaaattttttttgtcttatgcATGCGGCAAATGAATAATCTGTTTCTTTAACCATATACACCTGACATATACTTGAAGGAACAGAGTACTTACCATTACCATCGGACGGGAGTTTCCCAGCCAACATGCGGATGAAAGTTGTCTTACCGGTTCCTACAATATAAAGAATCTCGCATCAGTTATAAACAGACATGGTTCAGAGAATGCTTGTAACTATAACACTCAGATAACCAAAGTGTAAGATTTATGCGACAATTATGTAACCCTAAAAATCTACAATGACGACATGCAGTTCAAGTTGCATGTGAAACAGCGTGataatgattatgatgatgGCGACGACGACGACGCTGACGAagttgatggtgacaaaaaattgtttaacaaGCTGATTTGTGCACGCATTTTGGTAGGTTATTACTAATAATCTAGTGGCCCCGGTTGTTTGAAGATCGGATAACGCTattcactggataaatctctatccagtggataacgctatacgttttgctatcacttataCGCTGGATGAGGACTTCTCCGTTGGATAGCGTTGTccaccctttatacaactgggccttGGAGGACAGTCGCATAGATCATCACCAACGgttcatttaaaacaaatagatacCATGTGCCGTGGATCTGTACAGCAGTCAAGAGTGTGGCTATaaaatcagtgacacactcagctgcgtCTTGTGTGCCACGTTTTCGtcctcaccacattttgacataaGCTGTGAttttactgaacagacgcacggcaacaaGGAATccatttgttaaccctttaactctcaagatctcgttagtaattctccttactgtctacctTACAGTTCTTGTAaggttagtttggagaatttggtattggatcaacttataatcccctcactgatattttctttattctcatcacttgtctgcttaatattgtattgatattgaaaggagaaattgtgtcttgatcactcatgggagttaaagggttaactgggTGATGATTACTACAAAGACAACTGAGGCAATAGTGGCAACAGTGATGGCACATAGTGTGGAAACTGCAGTTGAACAAGAActaataatttttcctttgggTTGAGCAACTATGTCAAAAGTCTTTCTGGGAGGGGAGACAGTTACACAAATGATGGGTTGACCtgtaacaaataaataaataaataaaagcaattaGTCGTTACCATTCTCTCCCAGCATAACAATGATTTCAGAATCTGTGAATTCTCCAGTATCAATAGTCAAATGGAACTCCTCTGTGGAAGTAAAGAGATCAATTCAGCAATTCATTCACACTAGTTCGGATGCTTGCAGTTCCTCAGATACAGATCCTTCTTTTCTCTACCATTGTTTGAGGTCATCTTTCAGCCTATGTAAATTTTAATTCCTTATGATAAAGACCCCACACGCACCCAACCTCCACACATACTTAGCTGTTTTTCCATCTTAGGATATTTGTATCTCAACATTTTCTTCACTTCTTCCTCCTgtcacatgaaaaataaaatgacgGCCAACATTTTAACTCAAATATTAATTCTACTACGGACAACAGCCCAGGATAAGTTCTGATATTCATAGTCCATATTCTTGACAACaaatttttatgttgttttaaccctttacaccctaacatcagtatgtatattctccatactgttctctatacattccctagggtactgacaaggagaatttgtgttaCAATCAGCAACTTCTTTagctgctgataattttctttattctcatgactttactgcatgatttaggggtgatattgtaaggagaaattagatgctggtcactcttagggataAAGGGTTAATGCAGTTTTGAGGAGATGCAGTAGCCTTACAGTCAGACTCTAGGTCCCAGACCTCACAAGGTCCTTGTGTTCTTCGGCAAAATACTTCAttttcacagtgcctctctccatccATGAGAGAGGCACTGGGtaccagcatttcatcagggaagcctgatgaaatgctgggggtaaTGTTGCTGTTGCTTGGCGCATGAGCCATGAATCCCAGCAGAACAAGCTTGGTCTGTAACTAACAGTGCAGGCCTTGCACTCTGTTAGTAAGAGGTGATATTATCCATAAACAAGATGATTTTGCACAAATGACAAGATTGGGTCTTAAGTTTCAATCATGTTATGCATGTGTAAGGGAATCTCTTTTAATACCTTGATTAACCTACAAAGGCTAAAATCTTTCAACTTCACAAACCTTGTCTGCTGTTTCAGCCACTTTAAAAACCAAAGATGTATCCCTAAACCTCAGGTTCTCAGTAGGAACAAAACCATCCAAAAAGATATTGATTCCTGACAATTGAAATTGAAACTCTTAGAGACAAGTGCATGTAACAGGTTTTTTTCTTACAATGTGACCTTTCTTAGCAGTGTTTTCCAGAGATTTTCTGAGCAGCCAGCTATGAAAAGACAGCAGCTGGCAGGAATCAAAGGAATACCCAAGGGGGCAAGAGAATTTATTAAGCCAGCATTTACTACTCATTGCTCTCTTTCCAGTTTTAACCAATGTTTTTGGGTACACACCAAAATAAAGTAAAGGATAAAATTCATTCAAGGTCAAGATAGATCTGGAtgcgaaataaattttgcgATGTATTTGTCTAGTTATAGTAGGTGTCACTTCAGAAATGAGTGAAAAAGGCTGCCTGCAAGTGCTTCTGGAGAACACTGCCATAGTAAGGAAAACCCATGGCCTAATCAAAGGGGTCAAATTTGAGTCTTTGCTTAAGCCTGTGGTGTGTTCCTGTACAGAAACTTTGACTCTTACTGTCCTACATACATTCAGGAGTAGAATGGGTTCTGCTCAGTTGTCTAGGTAACCTCAAAAAAGCTAGAACAGGTCGGGGAAAGGGGAACTTGTGATGGTCTCTGGTAAATTTACCACATCAGTTTTAAACACTATAGGTTAACTCCAGCAGTGTGGGCCAATTAGCTTTTATACAAGTCTTCAATTTGACAAGTTTGTCACACAGTCGAGGAACTGGTTCACCCTTTGCCTTGTTTGGCTGACAACCTTCCACTCTTACCTTCCCTGACACTGAAGGGCATGGTAACCACGCCGTAAGCCCCAGGAGATCCATAAAGACAACATATGTAGTCTGACAGATAATCCAGCACACTCAAGTCATGTTCAACAACAATAATGTACctgcaaagaaaataatgtaaTTAAGTTTTCTGTGAACATTGTAAGTGTGCGACAGGGATACAAGCGCCTTAGATACATTCAGAAGCTAAAAACTCTTCCTTGTTCCTATGTAGCCTTAATACTGCCAATAGTCcgttttacagttgtgtgcttgattaccaagcctttgaacaggagtgaggctaagagtgaccttgttatgatacaaaccttgttGCTTTTCAAAGGTAAATTACCTAGTTATCATGCTAACTTGATACTGGTCTCTGTCACAAccaggtcaccttcagcctcacaccaaatcaaaggcttggcaattAAGTACACAACTGTGAAATGTCCTATAGGAGACTGCCAGTTCATCAGTTTGAAGCTTACATGTAACTCATAAACAGTTATTAAAATTTAGCTTCTCCTAACATCATCTATATATTAATAGAaagcaagtgatgagaattcaCAACCATATCATTTGAGGGATGATGTCTTAATAAATCAACCTCAAAATTCTCTTTTCCAGTTAACAAAGAAAGCAAGATGTTcgaagggagaattacaaacCACTTTAAGGAGGTTGAAGTGTTTATTATGGTGTAACATTTCCAGTTGTGATTGATTTCTGGTGATTTGACACTTGCATATTTATACCACAAAATACTTACCGATCATCACCCAGAAGGGATCTTATTGTCAAGGCACACTTCAGACGTTGCTTCACATCCAAGTAACTTGAAGGTTCGTCAAACATGTATCtaggagaaaggaaaacaatCTCTAAACTTTTCCTAAAGGTATTGGTAAGTAGTGACCCCTAACCTAACCTTGTGATTAGGTTAAAAGTTAATCTCTTACTTACATATCAGCTCTTTGTATGCAAACCACTGCACAAGCAAACCGTTGCAGCTCTCCTCCAGAAAGTTCATCCACATTGCGATCCAGTACTGTTAGTAGATCTGGGAAAGACACAGCATGTTTAAATTGATACAAAATGCCAGAAATATTATTGGGAATATTTTGTTGTACCATCATGACAATGGCTTATAAAATCATATGGCAGTTGACAGCAAAACTTGGCAGTGAGATTTTGGTGTTGGTAAATGAGATAAACAAAAAGTACCAAGCATACCAAGCTGTCTGCAGATATGTTCTTGATTGTCCATCTCATTTTTTCTGTCAAGAATCGACTGAACACTTCcctgaaaaaattataaaaatatgATTACAGGAATTTGATGGATTGTATCTTTACAAATGTAGATCATACTGATTTTGGTTGTAGGAGAGAGAGAAGGAGGAGTTAggaagttaaccctttaactcccaagatctcattagtactTCTtgttactgtctgtcatacagttcaTGTGGtgttagagaatttggtattggatcaacttataatctcctgattgatattttccttcattctcatcacttgtctgcttgatattgtattaatattgtaaggagaaactctgtcttggtcactaatgggagttaaagggttaaattactACACTTCAGATTGAGACGTTCCAGTTTCAGCACTGTCTGGGTcattgcattgcattgcattgcattCTTAGGTTGCGAGTAGGCCACCATATATTGATGTTGCACACAGTTTTCCAATAAAAGCCTTTGTTGTCAGGCACTGAGTGAGTTATACTGTAGATGTCTTCCCTCCCtcaaggtggggggggggggggaggggagggttcTCTCCACCTGAGAGTATACAACTGTAATAGGGTACTGGAAAGCTACCAGTGAAGCTTAACAAAATGCTGGAAGCTAAAAGTACCTGTGATGGACAAATTTCCCATCCAGGCTTAAGAGTGATCAGCAGTGGTACTCCTGAtcacttcatgctacagaaaccagGAATTATTAAACACCCACAGATATGGGCCTCTACACCTTTGACCCACCTAACCTCTGATTTAAATGTGACTAAATTTGTTTTAAGGGTTTTAGAAATGTGACCTGTTCAAACATCATCATATCCATCCCTGCCTCTTCCCAATAgtaattgatttgttttgtcAAACTGACTTTCAGAACATTGCTAGCAAGTTTCATGTGCTCACAtgtaaacaaaactaaacaaaaacagaactgGATCATTAACCATTCAGGTTAGATTGCTGAATGACTGAGCAGTTCTCTCTGATGAAGAGATTTTTGAGTGCATTAAGTATAATTGGCAACAAATATGGAAGCAATCATTATGTTACTCACCTTGACAGCTTTAGGAATTTGGTCCACATACTGTGGTTTAATGATTGCCTAATGAGAGAAAATGGgattcaaaattgaacaaaatgacTAACACTAAAAGCAGCCACCACCATAGCATGAAGTAATGAAGTTTAGCCATAAAATTTGCGATCAAAGTTTCTAGTTTGGCAAACTTTAGTCAACACCCATATGGCAAactaaaaaaatgatttgattgttaattctcccctatagctgttacacatttccttttaaatcagttaagagaatttgttgttagatcaagaataacaacttctacatgataagtttgaatattctcattacctgttttctaGATAGTGTATgcatattataaggagaagttacctctcaatcacttctggaagttaaagggttaaaacaaaaGGGCAGCAAAGGTTTCTAAAATAATACAGTGGAGAAAGGCAGTGCAGATGTATAGTTATAACCAAGCACACACCTTTAAATCATCCTCTAAAATCTTTGTGAAGTAGTTCTGCAGCTCAGATCCTCTGAAGTGCAAAAGAATCTCCTGCCAGTCTGGTGGGttctaaaaaagaaatgttcacTCTAATTTTCTATGAATATGCAGAGTGCTGTGCAGGTATAAGAATGCAGTAAACACAACATCTGTGTCTGAAGAGATGTTTCCGAAAAGTAGCAAGCTCTTTGAAAGATGACTTACATTGAATCTCCCAAGATTTGGCTTCTGTTTTCCTGCCAAGATCTTCAGTGCTGTAGATTTTCCAATTCCATTGGTCCCTACAAGCCCTAACACCTCTCCTGGTCGGGGAATTGGCAACCTAGAAAGCAAAGCAAGACGGATGGCAATACCAACCTTTTAAGAATGTCTTCTTTTAATGAAATTACCACGACATTTCTAAAAAGTAATATTTACTTTCCTTGTGTCACAATTTTGCTTTCTCTATGAGACAATATTTCAACACTTACCTGTGCAGTTTGAAAGAGTTGGCGCTGTATCTATGTGTGGTTTCCTTTTCAAGATTGCTTGGCAGATTGATGATGGTAAGAGCTTCAAATGGACATTTctacaagacaaaaaattaggTTTTCTTATTAATGATTTGCAGAGTTTTAAATTTTGGTGCACAGTTTGAACACGCAAGTAATAACTTTTTTAAGAGTTGAGTTTAAAGACCTATGGCTTTCAAAACCACCCAAAATATGGCATAGTATCACACTCCCCCttctcaaattttccttctATTAGTGATGCACGCAACTTGTACCAGAAATTAATTAAGGGGATCCATGTGATTGCCACCTTAAGTTAAATTTCCAGAAGAAAAATCTTAGAAAAAACTAATCTGTTTCAACTTCAGtttcataataaaaagaaaaacagaaatcagCTAAAATACACTGCCAGAAACTTTGActttctgaaacaaaaaaaaacaaaaaaacaaaaaaatctgtttaCATCGTCTGTCTTCCGTTTAACACCACATTTTAATggagttattaaaaaatttgttctaAGTATCTATACGCTAAAAACTCCTCTCTTTTAAAAGTGTTTAGTGTTTTCCTTCTAAAATGTTTTTACCTTGGCGCAGATACCACATCCTATACAGAGTGTCTCAGAAATGTGAGCAATCTTCGACGCTGGGGATACTTCTATACACAGTTTTCCTGTTGGCAAAAGGTTCATTAGGGCTGTGTGTTGAGTAACGATTCAGAAGCACAACACTCACAAAAAACATATCCGCCGATCATTCGAAACACGATTTTACATACGTACCCATTCTGACCACAGGACAAGATTTCTTGCATTGTTGCTGACATCGCTTTGGTTTACACTTATCATTACTTACTATAGCAATCCGAGTAAGTTTGTCTTGCGTTTGTTGATTTTGTAGTCCCCGTAGAGACATAAGTAATAATTTACTGTGGAGCCAAAATCCCGAACCTCTTAAATTTTTAGccgaaaaattgaattacagtCACCACGTGAGGGTTGAAATGCGCGCGCACGATTTCTTCACTTCCGGTaaaatcttgaaaataattttacagcGAAAATCTACCCATTGAACATCTACTTttttaagaatttgaaaatttattcgCTATGtagagaaattatttatttatttcggTAGAGATTGTTTAAACTGAACAAAATcagcaaaatgtttctttagcCGGctccgccatattgaaaatggtgCAATACTCTTCTATTTGGTTATGTAGGACAACACCAAAATTCCTATCATGAACACAAGAATTCCTATCATGTCCAGTCCCTCTTTCCCCCACGTGTGCCATCTAAACTCAATATGGCGATCGCGTGGTTTTCATGTAGAGAATGTTTTTCTTACACTTTATTTAGGCTAAAAGGAATCTATCGCCTTGCTTTCCGTACTGATCGCTACTTCACAACTCCAGATCTTGGATCTGCTGTCAGCTGGAAAGAGGAGAAAGGTTTGATCGTCGATGATCGTAGCCAAAAGTCTTCCAAGAAAGATGATCTAAAGTTTCCTCGTCACTGGAAGGCAAAAACTCAACAAAAGACGCCAAAGGGTCAACAAGAAATACCACCTCATGAAGCCTTGAACTTATACCGATACGTGAAGAAACTGGAAACAACTTTAGGGCGCGGTAAAGGTTCCATTTCGAAAAGATGGTCGTATCTTCTAACAAAATATCTCAAAGCATACAATAAGCTAAATTGTTCTTCTGCTTTGTTATCCGAATCACCTCGGATTCTTGGCCTGACACCAAAGCTTCTTGAAGAGAGATTGAATTTCCTCTCCCAGATAGGGATCACTGGAAGGGATGCCTTGATAATTGCTCTGGAGTTTCCTGCCATCCTTTCGTGGGATTCACCCAACTTTATTGAGATGCTGAAAGTGCTCAAAGATTTGAACTGTGATATCGTCACCTTAATGTTTAAAACACCATATGTCTTCAGCCTTGATCAGAGCAGAGTTCAAGAAAATATCCGCAAACTTACATCAGCTGGGATCGCAAAAAATATCATTGggaaaatcatttcaaataatcCTCTGCTTCTCAGCTTCCCGCTTAGAGAGGAGTCTTTAGAGATTGTTTCTCTTTTGCTTAATTCGCATAAGAAGTTACAATCAGAATTGACAGGCAAAAGCCTTAAGGAAGAGGAGGCAGTCCTAAACTTAATCCTTCACTCTGCTGAGAAATTTAAAGAGCAGGTCGATTTGcaggaaaatttcaaagaagtcataagttttcttgaagaaatgGAGGTATCCCCACTTATCATTGCAGTCACAAACCCAGTAATCTTTTCTACTGATGTTGATACTTTGAGTACTTCAGTGGCATTTTTGAGGAGCAAGCCCCTTTTGCTAGATATGGAGGCAGTGCAGCACCTTCTGATTACAAAGCcagaaatatttgtaaatttgGACTCTGTGAAAAATAGGATTCAGCTGCTTTGTGATATTGTCCAAAACCCAACAGTACTTTACAGTCTTGTCAAAACAAGACAGTTTTTGTTTGACAGCAAAAATTCTACTGTGGAGGCTGTTATCAAATGGTTTCAGGATAGAGGTATCAAGAACAAAGAGATTGCTCATGTCATGACAGCAAAAAACTTCTTTTTCCTCGAGAAAGAGGAATTGGATGAGAAACTGGAATATCTATT from Pocillopora verrucosa isolate sample1 chromosome 14, ASM3666991v2, whole genome shotgun sequence carries:
- the LOC131782435 gene encoding transcription termination factor 3, mitochondrial-like, with translation MAIAWFSCRECFSYTLFRLKGIYRLAFRTDRYFTTPDLGSAVSWKEEKGLIVDDRSQKSSKKDDLKFPRHWKAKTQQKTPKGQQEIPPHEALNLYRYVKKLETTLGRGKGSISKRWSYLLTKYLKAYNKLNCSSALLSESPRILGLTPKLLEERLNFLSQIGITGRDALIIALEFPAILSWDSPNFIEMLKVLKDLNCDIVTLMFKTPYVFSLDQSRVQENIRKLTSAGIAKNIIGKIISNNPLLLSFPLREESLEIVSLLLNSHKKLQSELTGKSLKEEEAVLNLILHSAEKFKEQVDLQENFKEVISFLEEMEVSPLIIAVTNPVIFSTDVDTLSTSVAFLRSKPLLLDMEAVQHLLITKPEIFVNLDSVKNRIQLLCDIVQNPTVLYSLVKTRQFLFDSKNSTVEAVIKWFQDRGIKNKEIAHVMTAKNFFFLEKEELDEKLEYLLSVGVKVEDVIKHPSCLLKPIAHLKERVEFVKAEKPEVLSNRSLDDVMLSKNELFANEVCGSTLENYTEFVQSLNKEFVKAGKKK
- the LOC131782397 gene encoding ATP-binding cassette sub-family E member 1, translated to MSLRGLQNQQTQDKLTRIAIVSNDKCKPKRCQQQCKKSCPVVRMGKLCIEVSPASKIAHISETLCIGCGICAKKCPFEALTIINLPSNLEKETTHRYSANSFKLHRLPIPRPGEVLGLVGTNGIGKSTALKILAGKQKPNLGRFNNPPDWQEILLHFRGSELQNYFTKILEDDLKAIIKPQYVDQIPKAVKGSVQSILDRKNEMDNQEHICRQLDLLTVLDRNVDELSGGELQRFACAVVCIQRADIYMFDEPSSYLDVKQRLKCALTIRSLLGDDRYIIVVEHDLSVLDYLSDYICCLYGSPGAYGVVTMPFSVREGINIFLDGFVPTENLRFRDTSLVFKVAETADKEEEVKKMLRYKYPKMEKQLKEFHLTIDTGEFTDSEIIVMLGENGTGKTTFIRMLAGKLPSDGNEQVPMMNISYKPQKISPKSQNTVRMLLHEKIRDAYVHPQFIADVIKPLQIEQIMDQEVQNLSGGELQRVALTLCLGKPADVYLIDEPSAYLDSEQRLVAAKVIKRFILHAKKTGFVVEHDFIMATYLADRVVVFEGEPSVKTLANSPQTLLTGMNKFLHSLEITFRRDPTNFRPRINKMNSVKDCEQKRTGNYFYLED